The Populus nigra chromosome 14, ddPopNigr1.1, whole genome shotgun sequence genome has a segment encoding these proteins:
- the LOC133673316 gene encoding agamous-like MADS-box protein AGL104: MGRVKLQIKRIENNTNRQVTFSKRRNGLIKKAYELAILCDIDIALIMFSPSGRLSHFSGKRRLEDVIARYINMSEHDRDFSCGIQNREYLLNILRKLKTENDMALQAANPDHAMNLNMEEIKLEARNLQHQLYMAEEQLRLYEPDPLKITSMMELESCEKTLLDTMARLEERKKCILSNPAVSTYDPSSMQMFLDTNGGMPDFENDIVSWLPENGNNPSSVRVGSDQSSCVPVSNQSSMTLFDALSHATNNVSANHCNNMEGSNINNSNSEVFPSWYQAFSSLSSTELLSAFMPPTSFSAVKQENIAGPSFTSMLQQPQAETTSNCLQMPSSTADQCSDYENQIKQSKVE, encoded by the exons ATGGACTCATTAAGAAAGCTTATGAGCTTGCAATTCTTTGCGACATTGATATTGCTCTCATTATGTTCTCTCCATCTGGTCGTCTCAGTCATTTTTCTGGCAAGAGGAG acTCGAAGATGTGATTGCACGTTACATAAATATGTCAGAACATGATCGAGATTTTAG CTGCGGCATTCAAAATCGAGAG TATTTGCTCAATATCCTGAGGAAGCTCAAGACTGAGAATGATATGGCTCTTCAAGCTGCAAA TCCTGATCATGCTATGAATTTAAATATGGAG GAAATCAAGCTAGAAGCTCGTAATCTGCAACATCAACTTTATATGGCCGAGGAGCAGTTAAG GTTATACGAGCCTGATCCTCTAAAAATCACATCAATGATGGAGCTTGAATCATGTGAGAAGACTCTTTTGGATACCATGGCACGTCTTGAAGAGAGAAAG AAATGCATCTTGAGTAACCCGGCTGTATCTACTTATGACCCTTCGAGTATGCAG ATGTTCTTAGATACAAACGGGGGGATGCCAGACTTCGAAAATGATATTGTAAGTTGGTTGCCTGAAAATGGAAACAACCCCAGCTCTGTTCGCGTAGGATCTGATCAATCGTCTTGTGTTCCTGTGAG CAACCAATCCTCCATGACACTTTTTGATGCATTGTCTCATGCGACTAATAATGTAAGTGCAAATCATTGCAACAACATGGAAGGAAGCAATATCAACAACTCAAACAGTGAGGTCTTCCCATCTTGGTACCAAGCTTTCTCGTCATTGTCATCAACTGAGCTCCTCTCTGCCTTCATGCCTCCAACCTCATTCTCTGCTGTAAAG CAAGAGAATATTGCAGGTCCAAGCTTTACATCAATGTTGCAACAACCACAGGCCGAGACCACATCAAACTGCCTACAAATGCCTTCTAGCACTGCTGATCAATGTTCAGATTATGAGAATCAGATAAAACAATCTAAAGTAGAATAA